TTAGTTTTTTCTAACATAGCTTATTGTAGTGCTTTGATTTGACGAATGCGATTTTGTTTGTCTGCAGAATCCCAAGCTGCATTCGAGAAGGATTCCACTTTATAATATTTTGTTTTGTACTCATCTTTGTACGGAACAACGAGTTCACGATCTGGTTCTGTTGTTTTTGCCGCTTGGATTTTTCTGAGACCTTCTGCCCCTTGGTTGAACCATTCGGGATCAATCGGTAAATTCACGCGGTGTCCCCGAAAGGATGTCGCAAGATATGGACCATCTAAATCTTTATCACGAAGAATTTTTCCAAAAAAAGTAAATTCAACTTCGTTAGAACCAGAAACCAAGTCACCATCATACACTGCATAGGCGATATATTCTCCATTCTTTTCGTCTTTTAAATTTGCTTCTAAATGGTATTTCCCTTTTTTATAAACATTCACCACTGCGCGAACAATCAGTGATCCATCTTGTAAAGAGTCTGAAAAAACTCCGTTAAATTCGGCTGGGATGGAAGGACTAGAAAAGAAACTAGAAGTCAGAGTTGTTTTAAGATTTTCTGGTCCGTAAGTGATTTCTGCAACAAGAGACATTTGCCCCCAATCGGCTTTTTGTGGTTTCCAAGAGAATGTAAAAATATTATCTCCTCTTGTTTGGTCTCCATCAGTTCCATTGTCATTCACAGAAGCGCTGACAACTCCATACCTTTGTCCTTCCCATTCTTTAAAAACTTGATGAGAATCGATAGATACTTTGACTCGATTTCTTGCTTTATCACGACATTCTAATGTTACATACATCATGTCTTTGTTCCCGATCACAGCCCAAGTTTTCGGTTGGAATAAACATACATAGCCGGTTGGTTCGTTCGTTTTTGGATCAATGGAATAGTCAGGGGAAGTTTCAATGATAAAAGGGAAAGCCAAATCATGATTCAGAATGGACATCGGTCTTGAGAAAGGAGGGTATTCAGCCCATTCTAAATATTTTTCTAAAATATATTCAGGTGTGGCGCCATCGTCAGGAATCCCACCGGATCCATCAGATCCACTTCCAGAACTATCATCACCTTGCGTTGGATCAGAGTTACGAGCCATCCTTTCTTGTCTGGCTTTCTCTCTAGCATCTTGATCAGAACCAACATTATCCTTAATGAAAAAGAAGATAAGGCCAATTACGACCAATATAACAACTGCTAGATACACACCGTATCTACGAATTAAATCCATACGCTCCCATCCTTTTGTTTTATAAAACGGATAAGAGCCTTGTCGGTTTTTAAACTATGTAAAGTAAAATTTAGATAGAAAGAAGACTGGCTACCGTTTCAGAAATCAGACTTTCTGTTGGAGTGGGCATTGATTTCCATTCTTCATAGTACCGGTACACCGATCGTGAATACTCTGGAATGCCTCCAAATCGTTTATAACCACCAAGTCCTGCATTATAAGATAACAGTGCTGCTTCTAGAGAATCAGTACGTTCGATTAGGTAATTCAAATAAAGAACACCTATGTATAGATTAGTTTCAGGGTCATATAGATCCCTTTCTCCAGAAAAGGGGATTCCTTCTTTTTCTGCAAGCCACCTGGCTGTTGTTGGCATCACCTGCATGAGACCAAGGGCTCCTTTATGTGATTTGGCTCGTCTATGGAACTGCGATTCTGTGTGCACAAGGCCTACCAAAAAACCTAGTTTATCATATCGCTCTTTTTGATTTCCACTCGGAAGGCGAAGGTTAAGGGCTGCATTTTCCATCGCTGAAACTAACTCTAATCTTTCTTGAAGAGAAAGACTTGGTCGGTTTTTGGCAATATATACCTCCAATTTCCGTTTGAAAGACTCATTTCGAAAAGAAAGGCCGGCTGAGCTGATCTTTCCATAAGATTCTGTTAGGAAAATGACAACCAAAAGGCAAGTTCCTAAAATTTGAGTGAGTGAGTTTCTTTTTCGCATCGGGTCCTCTTTCTACAGACTTTCATTTGTGCGTCGCACAATAAGCCCATGATTCCCTGGCCCCCCCTGGGGGCAAGAGTCTTTTTGTGCGTCGCACAACGAAAG
This genomic stretch from Leptospira meyeri harbors:
- a CDS encoding lytic transglycosylase domain-containing protein → MRKRNSLTQILGTCLLVVIFLTESYGKISSAGLSFRNESFKRKLEVYIAKNRPSLSLQERLELVSAMENAALNLRLPSGNQKERYDKLGFLVGLVHTESQFHRRAKSHKGALGLMQVMPTTARWLAEKEGIPFSGERDLYDPETNLYIGVLYLNYLIERTDSLEAALLSYNAGLGGYKRFGGIPEYSRSVYRYYEEWKSMPTPTESLISETVASLLSI